From the Spodoptera frugiperda isolate SF20-4 chromosome 16, AGI-APGP_CSIRO_Sfru_2.0, whole genome shotgun sequence genome, one window contains:
- the LOC118280690 gene encoding gamma-aminobutyric acid type B receptor subunit 2 isoform X6, whose protein sequence is MSPLLILVLATLSQGFPQKPNLDAILNRRTDVYIAGFFPFGKGVENSNTGRGVMPSVKLALDHVNEHDSVLRNYRLHMWWNDTECNAAVGVKSFFDMMHSGPHKLMLFGAACTHVTDPIAKASKHWHLTQLSYADTHPMFTKEAFPNFFRIVPSENAFNLPRIRLLQHFNWTRVGTIYQNEPRYALAHNRLLADLDSNGFLIEETQSFATEVKTALAKLKEKDVRIILGNFNETWALHIFCEAYNLEMYGRAYTWLLLGTYSNKWWMRHAPCSKKNLTAALDTTILTDLLPLSTTGEMTVSGITAKDYQVEYDRRRGLEYSRFHGYTYDGIWAMALAIQTVAQRVRSKYKEKTVQDFKYRDKEWEQLFLDALSNVTFEGVTGPVRFYDNERKASILLKQFQGEGTGEVKVGEYCAERDHLDLVSGEPFKWFGKNPPKDRTLRLIEHTQVNITIYSILVSCSVLGILLATGFLAMNIHYRNQRYIKMSSPHLNNLIIVGCMLTYLSVIFLGLDSSLSSIGLSQDTPHGAAFPYICTARAWLLMAGFSLAFGAMFSKTWRVHSIFTDVKLNKKVIKDYQLFMVVGVLLAIDLAIMTTWQVSDPFYRATKQMDPYPHPSSEDIVIVQENEYCQSERMTIFIGIIYAYKGLLLVFGAFLAWETRHVSIPALNDSQHIGLSVYNVLIMCIMGAAITLVLQDHKDALFVLIAIFIIFCTTGTLCLVFVPKLLELRRNGPGGAGTGRIRATLRPASTHECRSPGPELERRMKELRQYNNRYRRTLQAKENELQMLLSKLGSDASSESSTTRDSRSPAPSRTRLPVPKENISHPETSDITSVCSLSASAGAEAEYINLQNQQNIEKTKPSAPPEPLKDPPPKEPKKEQTKNVSFKNHLDYTSPPSSKAVPEKDQLAKLPYGGWSAEEPSEPPKSMKAPEPARAEAKTIPALKTSDTPTVKSIPAKVQEPMYTKAATPKVNKTPELQKKIVKTQDSLSTKTTPSRDHKPPPRGHRRMSSVSQAALLTDLMHVSVDQDDIEPPPGMERKVIGQERDPVPVIKPKVEPEDILDVDHDYSSAERRKSCQRRDSEKRKKEFIVVQSDLWDTNTFQYTCQKSPPAGEGAPAGTGTGTRGGTPEGYREAETLRMTDRLSKRRGSEFPQPVSTPPQQAPAKRRQSAAHVRSYQEERMSREEERKSKTESTPRRHDDIPRKSVPEPVLETETWKPDPDTIRMVKTQDSPAKRLRQEAEPLKRAKGVGDSPRLTQASHTPRPDHHKSSPNVASRHKTDSPSKREDRKSTGYRSDSKRQESVDQRKMYTASSESELFECAILPIFHKLLTERHKSQPHGLNLSYGVSCPNISIKCDIVEYL, encoded by the exons ATGTCTCCGCTGCTGATCCTGGTGCTGGCGACCCTGAGCCAGGGGTTCCCGCAGAAGCCGAACCTGGACGCGATCCTGAACAGAAGGACCGATGTCTACATCGCGGGGTTCTTCCCATTTGGCAAGGGCGTGGAGAATTCAAACACCG GTCGAGGGGTGATGCCGAGCGTGAAGCTAGCTTTGGATCACGTCAACGAGCACGACTCCGTGCTGCGCAACTACCGGCTTCACATGTGGTGGAACGATACTGAG TGCAATGCCGCAGTCGGCGTGAAGTCATTCTTCGATATGATGCACAGTGGTCCCCATAAGCTGATGCTATTCGGGGCTGCGTGCACCCACGTCACCGACCCCATTGCCAAGGCGTCCAAGCACTGGCATCTCACTCAG CTGTCGTACGCGGACACCCATCCGATGTTCACGAAGGAAGCCTTCCCCAACTTCTTCCGCATCGTGCCCTCGGAGAATGCCTTCAACTTGCCCAGGATCAGGCTGCTACAGCACTTCAACTGGACCAGAGTTGGGACTATCTATCAAAATGAGCCCAGATATGCTTTG GCCCATAACCGTCTGCTTGCTGACCTGGACAGCAACGGCTTCCTCATTGAAGAAACCCAGAGTTTCGCAACGGAGGTGAAGACTGCGTTGGCAAAGCTCAAAGAAAAAGACGTTAGGATCATTCTGGGAAACTTCAATGAAACTTGGGCTCTCCATATATTCTGTGAGGCGTATAA CCTAGAAATGTACGGGCGAGCGTACACCTGGCTTCTCCTGGGCACGTACAGCAACAAGTGGTGGATGAGGCACGCGCCCTGCTCCAAGAAGAACCTGACGGCAGCACTGGATACCACCATCCTGACGGATTTGCTTCCACTTTCCACCACAGGGGAGATGACCGTTTCTGGAATT ACAGCCAAAGACTATCAAGTGGAGTACGATCGGAGAAGAGGCTTAGAGTACTCCAGATTCCATGGCTACACTTACGATG GTATATGGGCGATGGCGCTGGCGATCCAAACGGTGGCGCAGCGAGTCAGGTCCAAATACAAAGAGAAGACAGTCCAGGACTTCAAGTATAGAGACAAGGAGTGGGAGCAGCTCTTCCTGGATGCTCTCAGCAATGTCACCTTTGAAGGTGTCACG GGTCCAGTTCGTTTCTATGACAACGAGCGTAAGGCGTCGATCTTGCTGAAGCAGTTCCAAGGAGAAGGGACGGGAGAAGTGAAGGTTGGAGAGTATTGCGCGGAGAGAGACCACCTCGACCTGGTCAGCGGGGAGCCATTCAAGTGGTTTGGCAA AAACCCGCCTAAGGATCGGACTCTGAGGTTGATCGAGCACACGCAAGTGAACATCACCATCTACTCCATCCTGGTGTCTTGCTCCGTGCTCGGTATCCTGCTCGCCACCGGGTTCCTCGCCATGAACATACACTACAGGAATCAAAG GTACATCAAAATGTCATCTCCACACCTGAATAACTTGATCATCGTCGGGTGTATGCTGACCTACCTGAGTGTCATCTTCCTCGGCCTCGACTCCAGCCTCAGCAGCATCG GTCTTTCTCAGGACACGCCGCACGGAG CGGCGTTTCCTTACATCTGTACCGCTAGAGCCTGGCTTCTGATGGCAGGCTTCAGTCTGGCCTTCGGAGCCATGTTCTCCAAGACTTGGCGAGTGCATTCCATCTTCACTGATGTTAAGCTGAATAAGAAG gtCATTAAAGACTACCAGCTCTTTATGGTGGTGGGTGTGCTTCTGGCAATTGACCTGGCCATCATGACTACCTGGCAAGTCTCAGACCCATTCTATAGAGCTACGAAGCAGATGGATCCTTAT CCACATCCTTCGAGTGAAGATATCGTCATAGTCCAGGAGAACGAGTACTGCCAGTCGGAGAGGATGACCATTTTCATTGGAATTATTTACGCTTATAAGGGACTATTATTA GTCTTCGGCGCCTTCCTTGCCTGGGAGACACGTCACGTGTCAATCCCAGCCTTGAATGACTCTCAGCACATCGGCCTATCAGTATACAACGTGCTCATCATGTGCATCATGGGAGCTGCTATCACACTT GTGTTACAAGACCATAAAGATGCGCTGTTCGTCCTCATCGCCATCTTCATCATTTTCTGTACAACAGGCACTCTGTGTTTGGTGTTTGTACCAAAG TTATTGGAACTGCGACGTAACGGGCCGGGTGGAGCAGGCACGGGCCGCATCCGGGCGACCCTGCGACCTGCCTCCACGCACGAGTGTCGGTCACCGGGGCCTGAACTGGAGCGCCGTATGAAGGAACTGCGTCAGTATAACAACCGATACCGTCGCACGCTGCAGGCCAAAGAGAATGAACTGCAG ATGCTGCTCAGTAAACTTGGAAGTGATGCCAGTTCTGAGTCTTCCACCACGCGGGACTCTCGGTCACCAGCTCCTTCGAGGACCAGGCTTCCAGTGCCCAAAGAGAACATCAGTCATCctg AAACCAGCGATATAACATCAGTGTGCAGCCTGAGTGCATCAGCAGGAGCTGAGGCTGAGTACATCAACCTGCAGAACCAACAGAACATTGAGAA AACAAAGCCTTCAGCACCTCCAGAGCCCCTCAAAGATCCGCCACCAAAGGAACCCAAGAAGGAGCAGACGAAAAACGTCTCCTTCAAGAACCACTTGGACTACACCAGCCCACCTTCTTCCAAAGCTGTTCCTGAGAAAGATCAGCTCGCAAAGCTTCCATACGGAGGGTGGAGTGCAGAG GAACCATCAGAGCCACCGAAATCAATGAAGGCCCCAGAGCCAGCGAGGGCGGAGGCGAAGACTATACCAGCTCTGAAGACCAGTGACACTCCAACAGTCAAGTCAATACCAGCTAAGGTTCAGGAACCCATGTACACTAAGGCTGCCACGCCTAAAGTAAATAAG ACTCCTGAACTGCAAAAGAAGATCGTCAAGACACAAGATTCTCTATCAACGAAGACTACACCATCGAGGGACCACAAGCCTCCCCCGCGGGGCCATAGACGGATGTCCAGCGTCAGCCAGGCTGCTCTACTGACTGACCTGATGCACGTGTCTGTAGACCAGGATGACATCGAACCGCCTCCTGGAATGGAGAGGAAGGTCATAG GTCAAGAAAGAGATCCAGTGCCTGTCATTAAACCTAAGGTGGAACCAGAAGACATTCTGGATGTAGACCATGATTACTCTTCGGCAGAAAGAAGAAAATCTT GTCAAAGAAGAGATtcagaaaaaagaaagaaggaGTTCATAGTGGTGCAGAGTGACTTATGGGACACCAATACCTTCCAGTACACCTGCCAGAAGTCTCCGCCAGCAGGTGAGGGCGCCCCAG CAGGCACTGGGACCGGTACGAGAGGTGGTACTCCTGAAGGGTATCGGGAAGCGGAAACCCTTAGAATGACAGATAGGCTCTCAAAG CGACGAGGCTCAGAGTTCCCACAACCAGTCAGCACACCTCCACAGCAGGCACCAGCCAAAAGAAGACAGTCTGCAGCTCAT GTTAGATCATATCAAGAAGAGAGGATGTCaagagaagaagaaagaaagtcGAAAACGGAGTCCACACCCAGAAGACATGACGACATTCCCAGGAAATCTGTGCCAGAACCAGTTCTTGAGACAGAAACCTGGAAACCAGATCCTGACACCATCAGAATGGTGAAAACACAGGATTCGCCTGCAAAGAGGTTGCGACAGGAAGCTGAGCCTTTGAAGAGGGCAAAGGGTGTTGGAGATTCTCCAAGGCTGACGCAAGCCAGCCACACGCCGAGACCTGATCATCATAAGAGCAGTCCTAATGTAGCATCAAGACACAAAACAG ATTCTCCAAGTAAACGAGAAGACCGAAAGTCTACCGGCTACAGGAGTGACTCCAAACGCCAAGAATCAGTAGACCAGCGTAAAATGTACACAGCAAGTTCGGAATCAGAACTCTTCGAGTGCGCCATCTTGCCCATCTTCCACAAACTACTCACAGAAAGGCACAAGAGCCAACCACACGGACTCAATCTCAGTTATGGTGTTAGTTGCCCAAATATATCGATAAAATGCGATATAGTTGAGTATTTgtaa
- the LOC118280690 gene encoding gamma-aminobutyric acid type B receptor subunit 2 isoform X2 → MSPLLILVLATLSQGFPQKPNLDAILNRRTDVYIAGFFPFGKGVENSNTGRGVMPSVKLALDHVNEHDSVLRNYRLHMWWNDTECNAAVGVKSFFDMMHSGPHKLMLFGAACTHVTDPIAKASKHWHLTQLSYADTHPMFTKEAFPNFFRIVPSENAFNLPRIRLLQHFNWTRVGTIYQNEPRYALAHNRLLADLDSNGFLIEETQSFATEVKTALAKLKEKDVRIILGNFNETWALHIFCEAYNLEMYGRAYTWLLLGTYSNKWWMRHAPCSKKNLTAALDTTILTDLLPLSTTGEMTVSGITAKDYQVEYDRRRGLEYSRFHGYTYDGIWAMALAIQTVAQRVRSKYKEKTVQDFKYRDKEWEQLFLDALSNVTFEGVTGPVRFYDNERKASILLKQFQGEGTGEVKVGEYCAERDHLDLVSGEPFKWFGKNPPKDRTLRLIEHTQVNITIYSILVSCSVLGILLATGFLAMNIHYRNQRYIKMSSPHLNNLIIVGCMLTYLSVIFLGLDSSLSSIGLSQDTPHGAAFPYICTARAWLLMAGFSLAFGAMFSKTWRVHSIFTDVKLNKKVIKDYQLFMVVGVLLAIDLAIMTTWQVSDPFYRATKQMDPYPHPSSEDIVIVQENEYCQSERMTIFIGIIYAYKGLLLVFGAFLAWETRHVSIPALNDSQHIGLSVYNVLIMCIMGAAITLVLQDHKDALFVLIAIFIIFCTTGTLCLVFVPKLLELRRNGPGGAGTGRIRATLRPASTHECRSPGPELERRMKELRQYNNRYRRTLQAKENELQMLLSKLGSDASSESSTTRDSRSPAPSRTRLPVPKENISHPETSDITSVCSLSASAGAEAEYINLQNQQNIEKTKPSAPPEPLKDPPPKEPKKEQTKNVSFKNHLDYTSPPSSKAVPEKDQLAKLPYGGWSAEEPSEPPKSMKAPEPARAEAKTIPALKTSDTPTVKSIPAKVQEPMYTKAATPKVNKTPELQKKIVKTQDSLSTKTTPSRDHKPPPRGHRRMSSVSQAALLTDLMHVSVDQDDIEPPPGMERKVIGQERDPVPVIKPKVEPEDILDVDHDYSSAERRKSCQRRDSEKRKKEFIVVQSDLWDTNTFQYTCQKSPPAGEGAPVSHHHSPMQRSVSEKSRQSQSSPHHHRETDTRSMERRASNASINYGTGTGTRGGTPEGYREAETLRMTDRLSKRRGSEFPQPVSTPPQQAPAKRRQSAAHVRSYQEERMSREEERKSKTESTPRRHDDIPRKSVPEPVLETETWKPDPDTIRMVKTQDSPAKRLRQEAEPLKRAKGVGDSPRLTQASHTPRPDHHKSSPNVASRHKTDSPSKREDRKSTGYRSDSKRQESVDQRKMYTASSESELFECAILPIFHKLLTERHKSQPHGLNLSYGVSCPNISIKCDIVEYL, encoded by the exons ATGTCTCCGCTGCTGATCCTGGTGCTGGCGACCCTGAGCCAGGGGTTCCCGCAGAAGCCGAACCTGGACGCGATCCTGAACAGAAGGACCGATGTCTACATCGCGGGGTTCTTCCCATTTGGCAAGGGCGTGGAGAATTCAAACACCG GTCGAGGGGTGATGCCGAGCGTGAAGCTAGCTTTGGATCACGTCAACGAGCACGACTCCGTGCTGCGCAACTACCGGCTTCACATGTGGTGGAACGATACTGAG TGCAATGCCGCAGTCGGCGTGAAGTCATTCTTCGATATGATGCACAGTGGTCCCCATAAGCTGATGCTATTCGGGGCTGCGTGCACCCACGTCACCGACCCCATTGCCAAGGCGTCCAAGCACTGGCATCTCACTCAG CTGTCGTACGCGGACACCCATCCGATGTTCACGAAGGAAGCCTTCCCCAACTTCTTCCGCATCGTGCCCTCGGAGAATGCCTTCAACTTGCCCAGGATCAGGCTGCTACAGCACTTCAACTGGACCAGAGTTGGGACTATCTATCAAAATGAGCCCAGATATGCTTTG GCCCATAACCGTCTGCTTGCTGACCTGGACAGCAACGGCTTCCTCATTGAAGAAACCCAGAGTTTCGCAACGGAGGTGAAGACTGCGTTGGCAAAGCTCAAAGAAAAAGACGTTAGGATCATTCTGGGAAACTTCAATGAAACTTGGGCTCTCCATATATTCTGTGAGGCGTATAA CCTAGAAATGTACGGGCGAGCGTACACCTGGCTTCTCCTGGGCACGTACAGCAACAAGTGGTGGATGAGGCACGCGCCCTGCTCCAAGAAGAACCTGACGGCAGCACTGGATACCACCATCCTGACGGATTTGCTTCCACTTTCCACCACAGGGGAGATGACCGTTTCTGGAATT ACAGCCAAAGACTATCAAGTGGAGTACGATCGGAGAAGAGGCTTAGAGTACTCCAGATTCCATGGCTACACTTACGATG GTATATGGGCGATGGCGCTGGCGATCCAAACGGTGGCGCAGCGAGTCAGGTCCAAATACAAAGAGAAGACAGTCCAGGACTTCAAGTATAGAGACAAGGAGTGGGAGCAGCTCTTCCTGGATGCTCTCAGCAATGTCACCTTTGAAGGTGTCACG GGTCCAGTTCGTTTCTATGACAACGAGCGTAAGGCGTCGATCTTGCTGAAGCAGTTCCAAGGAGAAGGGACGGGAGAAGTGAAGGTTGGAGAGTATTGCGCGGAGAGAGACCACCTCGACCTGGTCAGCGGGGAGCCATTCAAGTGGTTTGGCAA AAACCCGCCTAAGGATCGGACTCTGAGGTTGATCGAGCACACGCAAGTGAACATCACCATCTACTCCATCCTGGTGTCTTGCTCCGTGCTCGGTATCCTGCTCGCCACCGGGTTCCTCGCCATGAACATACACTACAGGAATCAAAG GTACATCAAAATGTCATCTCCACACCTGAATAACTTGATCATCGTCGGGTGTATGCTGACCTACCTGAGTGTCATCTTCCTCGGCCTCGACTCCAGCCTCAGCAGCATCG GTCTTTCTCAGGACACGCCGCACGGAG CGGCGTTTCCTTACATCTGTACCGCTAGAGCCTGGCTTCTGATGGCAGGCTTCAGTCTGGCCTTCGGAGCCATGTTCTCCAAGACTTGGCGAGTGCATTCCATCTTCACTGATGTTAAGCTGAATAAGAAG gtCATTAAAGACTACCAGCTCTTTATGGTGGTGGGTGTGCTTCTGGCAATTGACCTGGCCATCATGACTACCTGGCAAGTCTCAGACCCATTCTATAGAGCTACGAAGCAGATGGATCCTTAT CCACATCCTTCGAGTGAAGATATCGTCATAGTCCAGGAGAACGAGTACTGCCAGTCGGAGAGGATGACCATTTTCATTGGAATTATTTACGCTTATAAGGGACTATTATTA GTCTTCGGCGCCTTCCTTGCCTGGGAGACACGTCACGTGTCAATCCCAGCCTTGAATGACTCTCAGCACATCGGCCTATCAGTATACAACGTGCTCATCATGTGCATCATGGGAGCTGCTATCACACTT GTGTTACAAGACCATAAAGATGCGCTGTTCGTCCTCATCGCCATCTTCATCATTTTCTGTACAACAGGCACTCTGTGTTTGGTGTTTGTACCAAAG TTATTGGAACTGCGACGTAACGGGCCGGGTGGAGCAGGCACGGGCCGCATCCGGGCGACCCTGCGACCTGCCTCCACGCACGAGTGTCGGTCACCGGGGCCTGAACTGGAGCGCCGTATGAAGGAACTGCGTCAGTATAACAACCGATACCGTCGCACGCTGCAGGCCAAAGAGAATGAACTGCAG ATGCTGCTCAGTAAACTTGGAAGTGATGCCAGTTCTGAGTCTTCCACCACGCGGGACTCTCGGTCACCAGCTCCTTCGAGGACCAGGCTTCCAGTGCCCAAAGAGAACATCAGTCATCctg AAACCAGCGATATAACATCAGTGTGCAGCCTGAGTGCATCAGCAGGAGCTGAGGCTGAGTACATCAACCTGCAGAACCAACAGAACATTGAGAA AACAAAGCCTTCAGCACCTCCAGAGCCCCTCAAAGATCCGCCACCAAAGGAACCCAAGAAGGAGCAGACGAAAAACGTCTCCTTCAAGAACCACTTGGACTACACCAGCCCACCTTCTTCCAAAGCTGTTCCTGAGAAAGATCAGCTCGCAAAGCTTCCATACGGAGGGTGGAGTGCAGAG GAACCATCAGAGCCACCGAAATCAATGAAGGCCCCAGAGCCAGCGAGGGCGGAGGCGAAGACTATACCAGCTCTGAAGACCAGTGACACTCCAACAGTCAAGTCAATACCAGCTAAGGTTCAGGAACCCATGTACACTAAGGCTGCCACGCCTAAAGTAAATAAG ACTCCTGAACTGCAAAAGAAGATCGTCAAGACACAAGATTCTCTATCAACGAAGACTACACCATCGAGGGACCACAAGCCTCCCCCGCGGGGCCATAGACGGATGTCCAGCGTCAGCCAGGCTGCTCTACTGACTGACCTGATGCACGTGTCTGTAGACCAGGATGACATCGAACCGCCTCCTGGAATGGAGAGGAAGGTCATAG GTCAAGAAAGAGATCCAGTGCCTGTCATTAAACCTAAGGTGGAACCAGAAGACATTCTGGATGTAGACCATGATTACTCTTCGGCAGAAAGAAGAAAATCTT GTCAAAGAAGAGATtcagaaaaaagaaagaaggaGTTCATAGTGGTGCAGAGTGACTTATGGGACACCAATACCTTCCAGTACACCTGCCAGAAGTCTCCGCCAGCAGGTGAGGGCGCCCCAG TAAGTCACCATCACTCTCCAATGCAGAGAAGTGTGTCAGAAAAGAGTAGACAATCACAGTCTTCACCTCATCATCACAG GGAAACTGACACGAGAAGCATGGAAAGGAGAGCTTCAAATGCTTCCATAAATTATG GCACTGGGACCGGTACGAGAGGTGGTACTCCTGAAGGGTATCGGGAAGCGGAAACCCTTAGAATGACAGATAGGCTCTCAAAG CGACGAGGCTCAGAGTTCCCACAACCAGTCAGCACACCTCCACAGCAGGCACCAGCCAAAAGAAGACAGTCTGCAGCTCAT GTTAGATCATATCAAGAAGAGAGGATGTCaagagaagaagaaagaaagtcGAAAACGGAGTCCACACCCAGAAGACATGACGACATTCCCAGGAAATCTGTGCCAGAACCAGTTCTTGAGACAGAAACCTGGAAACCAGATCCTGACACCATCAGAATGGTGAAAACACAGGATTCGCCTGCAAAGAGGTTGCGACAGGAAGCTGAGCCTTTGAAGAGGGCAAAGGGTGTTGGAGATTCTCCAAGGCTGACGCAAGCCAGCCACACGCCGAGACCTGATCATCATAAGAGCAGTCCTAATGTAGCATCAAGACACAAAACAG ATTCTCCAAGTAAACGAGAAGACCGAAAGTCTACCGGCTACAGGAGTGACTCCAAACGCCAAGAATCAGTAGACCAGCGTAAAATGTACACAGCAAGTTCGGAATCAGAACTCTTCGAGTGCGCCATCTTGCCCATCTTCCACAAACTACTCACAGAAAGGCACAAGAGCCAACCACACGGACTCAATCTCAGTTATGGTGTTAGTTGCCCAAATATATCGATAAAATGCGATATAGTTGAGTATTTgtaa